A genomic window from Vigna radiata var. radiata cultivar VC1973A chromosome 2, Vradiata_ver6, whole genome shotgun sequence includes:
- the LOC106755923 gene encoding uncharacterized protein LOC106755923, translating to MDGLQVALPIVGVVAAAAVTFYAVSFAELREKSFRDLEESEYEDGVYRPSPSSRERRARRQANKNNKK from the exons ATGGATGGGTTGCAGGTAGCTCTTCCTATTGTCGGAGTTGTTGCGGCGGCGGCTGTGACCTTTTATGCAGTGAGCTTTGCTGAGCTTAGAGag AAATCGTTTAGAGATTTGGAAGAATCTGAATATGAAGATGGAGTTTATAGGCCATCCCCTAGCTCCCGAGAGAGGCGTGCCAGAAGACAagctaacaaaaataataaaaaatga